One window from the genome of Haliaeetus albicilla chromosome 26, bHalAlb1.1, whole genome shotgun sequence encodes:
- the ZBTB26 gene encoding zinc finger and BTB domain-containing protein 26 isoform X1, with translation MRFRVAVLGCGGGSGGGCRSRRAGGTRAAAPERGSERAAAPAPSPAPAASVSAAGRVRRTARPGRGRGGSRGRPGGAAGGRARSGAGAARPQARAAAHGGSPPLSRSVAGGRGVRCGRSGRGCQRGDAARRDRCAKMSERSDILHFKFDNYGDSMLQKMNKLREENKFCDVVVHIDDIEVHGHKIVFAAGSPFLRDQFLLNDSRDVKISILQSSEVGRQLLLSCYSGILEFPEMELVNYLTAASFLQMSHIVERCTQALWKFIKPKQPLESKECEQQSDSSELKEHQGDDDSLQQDSPCIQPSEDSMDMEDSDIQIIKVESIGEVTEVRNKKDQNQFISSEQTALHSSEPQHFLINSTVENRASEIEQNHLHNYALSYAGSDNIILASKDMFGPNNRGIDKGLQWHHQCPKCTRVFRHLENYANHLKMHKLFMCLLCGKTFTQKGNLHRHMRVHAGIKPFQCKICGKTFSQKCSLQDHLNLHSGDKPHKCNYCDMVFAHKPVLRKHLKQLHGKNSFDNANERNVQDITVDFDSFTCSAATDSKVCQQADASQVLDAGKLPQAVLSLRNDSTCVN, from the exons ATGCGGTTCCGAGTCGCCGTCCTGggctgcggcggcggcagcggcggcggctgTAGGTCCCGGCGGGCTGGCGGGACGCGGGCGGCGGCCCCGGAACGGGGTTCGGAGCGGGCCGCGGCTCCCGCTCcttcccccgcccccgccgcctccgTCTCCGCCGCTGGCCGGGTTCGGAGaacggcccggcccggccggggaCGCGGCGGGTCGCGGGGCCGGCCGGGGGGTGCGGCTGGCGGCCGGGCCCGGTCCGGCGCTGGGGCGGCGCGACCCCAAGCCCGGGCGGCGGCTCACGGCggctctcctcccctctctaGGTCCGTAGCCGGAGGCCGCGGCGTGCGCTGCGGTAGGAGCGGCCGCGGGTGCCAGCGGGGGGACGCGGCCCGGCGCGACAG GTGTGCCAAAATGTCAGAAAGATCAGATATTCTTCACTTCAAGTTTGACAATTACGGGGATTCGATGttacagaaaatgaacaaactgagggaagaaaacaaattttgtgATGTCGTGGTCCATATAGATGACATTGAAGTTCATGGGCATAAAATTGTATTTGCTGCTGGCTCTCCCTTTTTAAGAGATCAGTTCTTACTGAACGACTCCAGAGATGTAAAAATCTCTATACTGCAGAGTTCAGAAGTGGGGAGgcagctgcttctctcctgTTACAGTGGTATTCTGGAGTTTCCTGAAATGGAACTGGTAAACTACTTGACTGCTGCAAGCTTTCTGCAGATGAGCCACATTGTTGAACGATGTACGCAGGCCCTCTGGAAGTTTATAAAACCGAAGCAGCCATTGGAGAGCAAGGAGTGTGAACAGCAAAGTGACTCCTCTGAGCTGAAGGAACATCAAGGAGATGACGACTCTCTGCAGCAAGATTCACCTTGTATTCAACCTTCAGAAGACAGTATGGACATGGAGGATAGTGATATTCAGATCATCAAGGTGGAGTCCATCGGGGAGGTAACAGAAGTTAGGAATAAGAAGGATCAGAACCAGtttatttcttctgaacaaACTGCACTGCATTCCTCAGAGCCTCAACACTTTCTTATCAACTCCACTGTTGAAAACAGAGCAAGTGAAATAGAGCAAAACCACCTCCACAACTATGCCCTTTCATATGCTGGCAGTGATAACATCATTCTGGCCTCTAAAGATATGTTTGGGCCTAACAACCGAGGTATAGACAAAGGCCTCCAGTGGCACCATCAATGTCCAAAGTGCACAAGAGTATTTCGGCATCTGGAAAACTATGCTAATCACTTAAAGATGCATAAACTATTTATGTGTCTCCTCTGTGGCAAGACATTCACTCAGAAAGGCAATCTCCACCGGCACATGAGAGTGCACGCAGGCATCAAACCGTTCCAATGTAAGATCTGTGGGAAAACGTTCTCTCAGAAATGTTCCTTACAGGACCATCTCAACCTGCACAGTGGGGACAAGCCCCATAAGTGTAACTACTGTGACATGGTTTTTGCGCATAAACCCGTTCTGAGGAAACATCTTAAACAGCTACATGGTAAAAATAGCTTTGACAATGCCAATGAAAGAAACGTTCAAGACATAACAGTGGACTTCGATTCATTCACATGTAGCGCTGCTACAGACAGTAAGGTCTGTCAGCAAGCTGATGCAAGCCAGGTACTGGATGCAGGGAAGCTGCCTCAGGCTGTGCTCAGTTTAAGAAATGATAGTACCTGCGTCAATTAA
- the ZBTB6 gene encoding zinc finger and BTB domain-containing protein 6, whose amino-acid sequence MAGDSEVLHFQFEQQGDAVLQKMNLLRQQNLFCDVSIYINDTEFQGHKVIFAACSTFMRDQFLLNQSKQVRITILQSAEVGRKLLLSCYTGALEVKKKELLKYLTAASYLQMVHIVEKCTEALSKYLEIDASMENGSQAAERCHSSDAELRNGDEVLEKDCEIIEISEDSPVNVEYPVKQEKGEISRPAVQSLISERKEAKTPEISTVEIGYKDDEICIFRMDSMSVANVENDHFPQPCTSSKTNLYFPETQHSLINSTVESRNTEMSGNHFQAFVSDNPEGTSSLMNGFQSLDDSGNSWRHQCPKCPRGFLHLENYLRHLKMHKLFLCLQCGKTFTQKKNLNRHIRGHMGIRPFQCMVCLKTFTAKSTLQDHLNIHSGDRPYKCHCCDMDFKHKSALKKHLTSVHGRSSSEKPNLNTITKVKIDYD is encoded by the coding sequence ATGGCTGGGGACTCGGAGGTGCTGCACTTCCAGTTCGAGCAGCAGGGGGATGCCGTGCTGCAGAAGATGAACCTCCTGCGGCAGCAGAACCTCTTCTGCGACGTCTCCATTTACATCAACGACACGGAGTTCCAGGGGCACAAGGTGATCTTCGCCGCCTGCTCCACCTTCATGAGGGATCAGTTTCTGCTCAATCAGTCGAAGCAGGTGCGGATCACCATCCTGCAGAGCGCCGAGGTGggcagaaagctgctgctgtcttGTTACACCGGCGCTCTGGAAGTCAAAAAGAAGGAGCTGCTGAAATACCTCACCGCCGCGAGTTATCTCCAGATGGTTCACATTGTGGAGAAGTGTACCGAAGCTCTGTCGAAGTACTTGGAAATTGACGCTTCCATGGAGAACGGTAGTCAGGCCGCAGAGAGGTGTCACTCCTCTGACGCTGAGCTGAGAAACGGGGATGAGGTTTTAGAGAAAGACTGTGAAATAATTGAGATCTCCGAAGACAGCCCGGTGAATGTAGAATACCCTGTGAAACAGGAGAAGGGGGAGATCTCACGGCCTGCAGTGCAGAGCTTGATCTCGGAAAGGAAGGAGgcaaaaaccccagaaataTCAACAGTTGAAATCGGATACAAGGACGATGAGATCTGTATCTTCAGAATGGATTCTATGAGCGTAGCGAACGTAGAAAATGATCATTTTCCTCAGCCTTGCACTTCCTCCaaaacaaatctgtattttccagAAACCCAGCATTCCTTGATAAATTCTACAgttgaaagcagaaatacagaaatgtcaGGAAATCACTTTCAGGCTTTTGTCAGTGACAATCCAGAAGGAACTTCTAGTCTGATGAATGGGTTCCAGAGCCTGGATGATTCTGGCAATTCGTGGCGGCACCAGTGTCCAAAGTGTCCCAGGGGATTTCTGCATCTTGAGAACTATCTTAGACATCTAAAAATGCACAAACTCTTCCTGTGTTTGCAGTGTGGCAAAACATTTACCCAGAAAAAGAATCTCAACAGACACATCCGGGGGCACATGGGCATCCGCCCCTTCCAGTGCATGGTGTGCTTGAAGACCTTCACTGCCAAAAGTACGCTTCAGGATCACCTGAATATACACAGCGGTGACAGGCCCTACAAGTGTCATTGTTGCGACATGGACTTTAAACACAAGTCTGCTCTTAAAAAGCACTTGACTTCTGTTCATGGAAGGAGCAGCAGCgaaaaaccaaacctgaacACTATTACGAAAGTTAAAATAGACTATGATTAA
- the ZBTB26 gene encoding zinc finger and BTB domain-containing protein 26 isoform X2: MSERSDILHFKFDNYGDSMLQKMNKLREENKFCDVVVHIDDIEVHGHKIVFAAGSPFLRDQFLLNDSRDVKISILQSSEVGRQLLLSCYSGILEFPEMELVNYLTAASFLQMSHIVERCTQALWKFIKPKQPLESKECEQQSDSSELKEHQGDDDSLQQDSPCIQPSEDSMDMEDSDIQIIKVESIGEVTEVRNKKDQNQFISSEQTALHSSEPQHFLINSTVENRASEIEQNHLHNYALSYAGSDNIILASKDMFGPNNRGIDKGLQWHHQCPKCTRVFRHLENYANHLKMHKLFMCLLCGKTFTQKGNLHRHMRVHAGIKPFQCKICGKTFSQKCSLQDHLNLHSGDKPHKCNYCDMVFAHKPVLRKHLKQLHGKNSFDNANERNVQDITVDFDSFTCSAATDSKVCQQADASQVLDAGKLPQAVLSLRNDSTCVN; this comes from the coding sequence ATGTCAGAAAGATCAGATATTCTTCACTTCAAGTTTGACAATTACGGGGATTCGATGttacagaaaatgaacaaactgagggaagaaaacaaattttgtgATGTCGTGGTCCATATAGATGACATTGAAGTTCATGGGCATAAAATTGTATTTGCTGCTGGCTCTCCCTTTTTAAGAGATCAGTTCTTACTGAACGACTCCAGAGATGTAAAAATCTCTATACTGCAGAGTTCAGAAGTGGGGAGgcagctgcttctctcctgTTACAGTGGTATTCTGGAGTTTCCTGAAATGGAACTGGTAAACTACTTGACTGCTGCAAGCTTTCTGCAGATGAGCCACATTGTTGAACGATGTACGCAGGCCCTCTGGAAGTTTATAAAACCGAAGCAGCCATTGGAGAGCAAGGAGTGTGAACAGCAAAGTGACTCCTCTGAGCTGAAGGAACATCAAGGAGATGACGACTCTCTGCAGCAAGATTCACCTTGTATTCAACCTTCAGAAGACAGTATGGACATGGAGGATAGTGATATTCAGATCATCAAGGTGGAGTCCATCGGGGAGGTAACAGAAGTTAGGAATAAGAAGGATCAGAACCAGtttatttcttctgaacaaACTGCACTGCATTCCTCAGAGCCTCAACACTTTCTTATCAACTCCACTGTTGAAAACAGAGCAAGTGAAATAGAGCAAAACCACCTCCACAACTATGCCCTTTCATATGCTGGCAGTGATAACATCATTCTGGCCTCTAAAGATATGTTTGGGCCTAACAACCGAGGTATAGACAAAGGCCTCCAGTGGCACCATCAATGTCCAAAGTGCACAAGAGTATTTCGGCATCTGGAAAACTATGCTAATCACTTAAAGATGCATAAACTATTTATGTGTCTCCTCTGTGGCAAGACATTCACTCAGAAAGGCAATCTCCACCGGCACATGAGAGTGCACGCAGGCATCAAACCGTTCCAATGTAAGATCTGTGGGAAAACGTTCTCTCAGAAATGTTCCTTACAGGACCATCTCAACCTGCACAGTGGGGACAAGCCCCATAAGTGTAACTACTGTGACATGGTTTTTGCGCATAAACCCGTTCTGAGGAAACATCTTAAACAGCTACATGGTAAAAATAGCTTTGACAATGCCAATGAAAGAAACGTTCAAGACATAACAGTGGACTTCGATTCATTCACATGTAGCGCTGCTACAGACAGTAAGGTCTGTCAGCAAGCTGATGCAAGCCAGGTACTGGATGCAGGGAAGCTGCCTCAGGCTGTGCTCAGTTTAAGAAATGATAGTACCTGCGTCAATTAA